A genomic segment from Halomicroarcula saliterrae encodes:
- the rpsJ gene encoding 30S ribosomal protein S10, whose protein sequence is MSQQARVRLAGTSPEDLDNICADVREIAEKTGVELSGPVPLPTKTLEVPTRKSPDGEGTATWEHWEMRVHKRLIDIDADERALRQLMRIQVPNDVSIEIVLED, encoded by the coding sequence ATGTCCCAGCAGGCACGCGTTCGGCTCGCGGGCACGAGTCCCGAGGACCTGGACAACATCTGCGCCGACGTGCGGGAGATCGCCGAGAAGACGGGGGTCGAGCTGTCGGGCCCCGTCCCGCTCCCCACCAAGACGCTCGAAGTCCCCACCCGCAAGTCCCCCGACGGTGAGGGGACCGCGACGTGGGAACACTGGGAGATGCGCGTCCACAAGCGCCTCATCGATATCGATGCCGACGAACGGGCCCTGCGCCAGCTGATGCGCATCCAGGTGCCCAACGACGTCTCCATCGAGATCGTCCTCGAGGACTGA
- the tuf gene encoding translation elongation factor EF-1 subunit alpha, with amino-acid sequence MSDEQHQNLAIIGHVDHGKSTLVGRLLYETGSVPEHVIEQHKEEAEEKGKGGFEFAYVMDNLAEERERGVTIDIAHQEFSTDTYDFTIVDCPGHRDFVKNMITGASQADNAVLVVAADDGVQPQTQEHVFLARTLGIGELIVAVNKMDLVDYAEGDYKETVEEVKDLLNQVRFDTDDAEFIPISAFEGDNIAEESDNTGWYDGEILLEALNNLPAPEPPTDAPLRLPIQDVYTISGIGTVPVGRVETGILNTGDNVSFQPSDVAGEVKTVEMHHEEVPKAEPGDNVGFNVRGVGKDDIRRGDVCGPADDPPSVAETFQAQIVVMQHPSVITEGYTPVFHAHTAQVACTVESLDKKIDPSSGEVAEENPDFIQNGDAAVVTVRPQKPLSIEPSSEIPELGSFAIRDMGQTIAAGKVLSVNER; translated from the coding sequence ATGAGCGACGAACAACACCAGAACCTGGCCATTATCGGCCACGTCGACCACGGTAAGAGCACGCTCGTCGGCCGACTCCTGTACGAGACAGGGTCGGTCCCCGAGCACGTCATCGAACAGCACAAGGAAGAGGCCGAGGAGAAAGGCAAGGGCGGATTCGAGTTCGCCTACGTCATGGACAACCTCGCCGAAGAGCGAGAGCGCGGTGTCACCATCGACATCGCCCACCAGGAGTTCAGCACGGACACCTACGACTTCACCATCGTCGACTGTCCCGGCCACCGCGACTTCGTGAAGAACATGATCACGGGCGCGAGCCAGGCCGACAACGCTGTCCTCGTCGTCGCCGCCGACGACGGTGTCCAGCCACAGACCCAGGAGCACGTCTTCCTGGCCCGCACCCTGGGCATCGGCGAACTCATCGTCGCCGTCAACAAGATGGACCTCGTCGACTACGCCGAGGGCGACTACAAGGAGACCGTCGAAGAGGTCAAGGACCTCCTCAACCAGGTCCGCTTCGACACCGACGACGCCGAGTTCATCCCGATCTCCGCGTTCGAGGGCGACAACATCGCCGAAGAGTCCGACAACACGGGCTGGTACGACGGCGAAATCCTGCTCGAAGCCCTCAACAACCTGCCGGCTCCGGAGCCGCCGACGGACGCGCCGCTCCGACTGCCGATTCAGGACGTCTACACCATCTCCGGCATCGGTACGGTCCCCGTAGGCCGCGTCGAGACGGGTATCCTCAACACCGGCGACAACGTCAGCTTCCAGCCGTCTGACGTCGCCGGCGAGGTCAAGACCGTCGAGATGCACCACGAGGAAGTCCCCAAGGCCGAGCCCGGTGACAACGTCGGGTTCAACGTCCGCGGCGTCGGCAAGGACGACATCCGCCGCGGTGACGTCTGTGGCCCCGCCGACGACCCGCCGTCGGTCGCCGAGACCTTCCAGGCCCAGATCGTCGTGATGCAGCACCCATCCGTCATCACGGAGGGGTACACGCCGGTCTTCCACGCTCACACCGCACAGGTCGCCTGTACGGTCGAGTCGCTGGACAAGAAGATCGACCCGTCCTCCGGCGAGGTCGCCGAGGAGAACCCCGACTTCATCCAGAACGGGGACGCTGCCGTCGTGACGGTCCGACCCCAGAAACCGCTCAGCATCGAGCCGTCCTCCGAGATTCCGGAGCTCGGTTCGTTCGCTATCCGCGACATGGGTCAGACCATCGCCGCTGGCAAAGTCCTCAGCGTCAACGAGCGATAA
- a CDS encoding homoserine dehydrogenase encodes MRLAVLGAGAVGSSVAELAADYGHTVTAYADSRSAAVDSDGIDVEAAFERKGTDGLVGDDDPVDAVNGPYDVLVEATPTTLGDAQPGFGHVETALQRDRHVVLANKGPVAERYADVRELERGSDGSVLFEATVGGAMPVLSTIDDFDPEHITAVRGVLNGTANFILSRMGAEGLGYEHVLAEAQDLGVAEADPTFDVDGTDAALKGVIVANVLADDGTEYTLDDAEVEGIQDIEGSALELAAEDGRTVRLIAEVVEGEVRVGPRLVPEHAPLAPTGTRNIVQLETEHAGRLNISGRGAGGPETASAVLADVGRLE; translated from the coding sequence ATGAGACTCGCCGTGCTGGGCGCCGGTGCCGTGGGGTCGTCGGTCGCGGAACTGGCCGCCGACTACGGCCACACCGTCACCGCCTACGCCGACTCCCGGAGCGCCGCTGTCGACTCCGACGGTATCGACGTCGAGGCGGCGTTCGAGCGCAAGGGGACCGACGGCCTCGTCGGCGACGACGACCCGGTGGACGCCGTGAACGGCCCCTACGACGTGCTCGTCGAGGCGACGCCGACGACCCTCGGTGACGCCCAGCCCGGCTTCGGCCACGTCGAGACGGCGCTCCAGCGGGACCGTCACGTCGTGCTCGCGAACAAGGGGCCGGTCGCCGAACGCTACGCCGACGTGCGCGAACTCGAACGCGGGAGCGACGGCTCGGTGCTGTTCGAGGCGACCGTCGGCGGCGCGATGCCGGTGCTTTCCACCATCGACGATTTCGACCCCGAACACATCACCGCGGTTCGGGGCGTGCTCAACGGCACCGCCAACTTCATCCTCTCGCGGATGGGCGCGGAGGGGCTGGGCTACGAACACGTCCTCGCGGAGGCGCAGGACCTCGGCGTCGCCGAGGCCGACCCGACCTTCGACGTGGACGGCACCGACGCCGCGCTGAAAGGCGTCATCGTCGCGAACGTGCTCGCCGACGACGGGACCGAGTACACGCTCGACGACGCCGAGGTCGAAGGCATTCAGGATATCGAGGGCAGCGCCCTCGAACTGGCCGCCGAGGACGGGCGGACCGTCCGTCTCATCGCCGAGGTCGTCGAGGGCGAGGTCCGCGTCGGCCCGCGTCTCGTCCCCGAACACGCGCCGCTGGCTCCCACTGGTACGCGAAACATCGTCCAGCTGGAGACCGAACACGCCGGACGGCTCAACATCTCCGGCCGCGGTGCGGGCGGCCCGGAGACCGCCAGCGCGGTGCTCGCCGACGTCGGCCGGCTAGAGTAG